The following coding sequences are from one Triticum dicoccoides isolate Atlit2015 ecotype Zavitan chromosome 4A, WEW_v2.0, whole genome shotgun sequence window:
- the LOC119284371 gene encoding histidine-containing phosphotransfer protein 1-like, with protein MAAAESNQLSTLVANMFTAGLLDDQFRQLEMLQDEGNPDFVAKVVMLFCEEGEHIIGELAKQLDQPCVDYGKVDTFVDQLRGNSACVGAQRVKNTCIQFHVCCQEKSKVGCLKTLDSLRNDFYDLCSMFIP; from the exons atggcggcggcggagtcAAACCAACTCAGCACCCTTGTGGCCAACATGTTCACTGCG GGTTTACTGGACGATCAGTTCCGGCAGCTTGAGATGCTCCAAGACGAGGGCAACCCAGACTTCGTTGCCAAGGTTGTCATGCTTTTCTGCGAGGAGGGTGAGCATATCATTGGCGAGCTCGCCAAGCAATT GGACCAACCATGTGTAGACTATGGCAAGGTGGACACATTTGTGGATCAACTCCGGGGAAACAGTGCATG TGTTGGTGCTCAGAGAGTGAAGAACACTTGTATTCAGTTCCATGTGTGTTGTCAGGAGAAGAGCAAAGTTGG GTGCCTGAAGACACTGGATTCTTTGAGAAATGATTTCTATGATCTGTGCAGCATGTTCATACCATAG